The DNA sequence CGTTCCAGGCGCCCGAGGTTCACCCCGAGGACGTGCCGGGCGCGCAGGGTCTCCGGGTCGGCGGCCCCGTAGGCGCGGGTGCGGTCGCGGACCAGGTCCCGGAACAGCTCCAGGGCCTCGGCCGAGCGCCCGGTCCGGCCGAGCGCGATCCCGGCCTCGTAGCGGGCGGCCAGGGTGTCGGGGTGGTCGCGGCCGAGCACCCGCTCCCGTACGGCCGCGATGTGGCGGAAGGCCTCCAGGGCCTCCTCCCAGCGTTCCAGGCGGCCCAGCGCGTACGCCACCTCGTACCGGGTCAGCAGTGTGTCCGCGTGCTCCGCCCCCAGGACGGCCGCCCGGTCGGCGGCCGCCTCGGCGGCGGCGGCGTGGGCCTCGGCGAAGCGGCCGAGGGCGCCCAGCGCGCAGGCCAGGTTGTGCCGGCAGCGCAGGGTGTCGGGGTGGATCCGGCCCACGGTGCGCTCCCGGGCGGTGAGCACCGCGCGGTAGCCCTCGTACGCCTCCTGGTGGCGGCCGAGCAGGCCCGTCTCGTACGCCGCCTCCTGCCGCGCGGCGAGGGTGTCCGGGTGGTCGGCTCCGAGCACCCGGGTGCGTCCTTCGGCGACGGCCGCGTACCCGGCGAGGGCCTCCTCGGTACGGCCGGCCCTGCTGAGGGCGAAGGCCCGCGCATGGCCGGCGTCGAGCGCGGCCACGCCACCCCGAGGATCCTCGGCGGAGCCGGGGCCGTGCGGGAACCCGTAGACGGCGGTGAGCCGGGGGTCCTCGGCCGGACGCGGGCGTACGACGGTCGGCGTGGCCCGGGCGGCGGTGCCGGTGGGGGCGATGGCGGCTCCGGCGGTCGTCCGCTGCTCCCCGTCCGGGCGTGCGGCGGTCCAGGAGCCGGTGAGGACGGCCCACTCCCCGCTCGCGGGGCGGGCCTCGATGCCGGCCTTGCGTCCGGCGGTCATCCCGTCGGCCCACTCGGGCAGCGGCGGGTGCGCTCCGGTCGCCGCGCCGGGGCCCAGCCTGGCCTCGACGAGCTGCCGGTGCAGGTGGCGGGCGTCGCCCGGCCGGTCCTCGGGGCATTTGGCGAGCAGGTCGAGCACCAGCCGCTCGAAGGAGAGCGGCAGTTCGGGGCGGTGCTCGCGCGGCGGCACGGGCGCGGTGTCGCGGTGGCCGACCAGCACGGACCAGGAGTCGCCGAGGTCGAAGGGCGGGGCTCCGGTGGCGATCTCGTACAGGACGCAGCCGAGGGAGTAGAGGTCGCTGCGATGGTCCACCTCGCCGCCCGCGATCTGCTCGGGCGACATGTAGTGCGGGGTGCCCATGGCCATGCCGCCGCCGGTCAGCTTCGCGGTGAAGCCGATGTCGGCGGCGAGCCGGGCGATGCCGAAGTCGCAGATCTTCACCGTGCCGTCGGTGAGCCGCATGATGTTGGCGGGCTTCAGGTCGCGGTGGACGACGCCCTGCTCGTGGGTGTAGCCGAGGGCGGCGGCCATCTGCTCGGCGATGTCGACGACCACGTCCACGGGGAGCGGGCGCGCGTCGTTGTCCTCCAGGAGCTGGCTGAGGTTGCGGCCTTCGAGGAGCTCCATGACGAGGTAGAGGGGCCCGCCGGCGGCGCTGTCGTCGCCGAAGTCGTGGACGACGGTGACGCCGCGGTGCTGGAGGGAGGCGGCGACGCGGGCCTCGCGGCGGAAGCGCTCGCGCAGCACCTGGGTGAAGTGGGTGTCCTGCTCGGGCCCCATGGGCTTGAGGCATTTGACGGCGACCTGCCGGCCCAGCGACTCGTCGCGGGCCCGCCACACCTCGCCCATGCCGCCGCGGCCGATCAGATCGAGCGACCTGTACCGGCCGTGGATCAGTCTGGACTCCGCCATGTCTTGAAGTCGCCCCCGTGTGTCGCCCTGCGTCCTACGCCCTCCCCGGCCGGTCCAGTATGGCCGCTGATGTACGCAGTGTGTACGGCGCGGGGCGGCTCCCGGGGCCCATGCGGCGCATCGCTTTCAAGATGTGACCTGGAGGCAGCTGCCAGCGCAGACCTGCGGGAATGCTGCGCAGCAGGCTACCGGTGAGACGCAGGCGGCGCGTGACGCTGCGCGGGGCCGGTGCGGGGCGGCCGTACAGCTGGTGCGCCCAGCCGGGGAGGGATCCGTAGGCGAGGGCCGCGAGTGGGCGCCACACCAGGTTTCGGCCAGGGACGAGGAGAGGGTGGATGGGCGGGGCGCACAGGAAGGCGTCGACGGCGCGGGCGTCGGGTCCGGCGGTGAGCTCGGGGCGGATCCGCTCGAAGTAGGCGGACAGGGCAGCGGTGTCCCCCGGTACCCCGGACGGGTCGAGGCCGACAAGACGGGCGTTGACGCGGTTCTCGGCCACGTAACGGTCCGCCTGCGCGGGGGTGAGCGGGACCCCGGAGCGGCGCAGGACGTGCAGGAAACTGTCGATCTGGGCGCAGTGGATCCAGAGCAGCAGCTCGGGCTCGTCCACGCGGAACCGTGCGCCGGTGGCCGGATCCGTGGCCGACAGCATGGTGTGGATCTTGCGGACGCGGGCGCCGGCCCGCTCCGCGGCGTCGGTGGTGCCGTAGGTGACGGTGCCGACGAAGTCGGCGGTGCGCAGCAGGCGTCCCCAGGCGTCGCCCCCGCCGTGCTCCCCGCTGAAGGCCGAGCTGTTCTCCATGACCCCGCGGACCGCGCGCGGGTGCAGGGCCTGGAGGTAGAGCGCGCGGACCCCGGCGATCCACATGACCGGGTCGCCGTGGCACTGCCAGGTCACGGAGCCGGGGCCGTAGAGCCCCGGATCGGGGCCCGCGTTCTCGTCCATGCCCCGCTCCTCCCCCGTCGCCCGCCCCGGTACACCGTGCGGGGCGCGCGGGTCCGGCATTCCACCGAACTACCGCGCGCACGCCCGCGCGCGCCACTAGGATTTCCCGCCGGCGGACCGCACCCGCCTCCCCCTCGGGACGCGGAGGCACGGTCATGCGGACGGGACGCACAGGACGTACGCGAAGCACAGGACGTCCGGGATCTACGGGATGTACGAGATGCACGGGATGCACGGGATGCACGGGACGGCTTGAAGGACAGACCGCCGTCGTCACGGGCGGCTCGTCCGGCATCGGTCTGGCGACGGCCCGGCGCTTCGTGGAGGAGGGCGCCCGGGTCTTCGTCACCGGGCGGCGGCCGGAGGAACTCGCCGCGGCGGTCCGTGACCTGGGCCCGGCCGCGGTGGCCGTCCGTGGTGACGCGTCCCGCGTCGCGGACCTGGACCGGCTCTACGCGGCGGTCGCGGCCGCGGGCTGCGAGGCGATCGACGTGCTGGTCGTGAACGCGGGCGGCGGGCCGGCCGGCGGATTCGCCGAGTTCACCGAGGAGCAGTTCGACGCCACCTCGGACCTCAACTTCCGGGGCGCCTTCTTCACCGTCCAACGAGCCCTGCCGCTGCTGCGCGACGGCGCCTCGGTCATCCTGCTGGGCTCGGC is a window from the Streptomyces sp. NBC_01244 genome containing:
- a CDS encoding serine/threonine-protein kinase, encoding MAESRLIHGRYRSLDLIGRGGMGEVWRARDESLGRQVAVKCLKPMGPEQDTHFTQVLRERFRREARVAASLQHRGVTVVHDFGDDSAAGGPLYLVMELLEGRNLSQLLEDNDARPLPVDVVVDIAEQMAAALGYTHEQGVVHRDLKPANIMRLTDGTVKICDFGIARLAADIGFTAKLTGGGMAMGTPHYMSPEQIAGGEVDHRSDLYSLGCVLYEIATGAPPFDLGDSWSVLVGHRDTAPVPPREHRPELPLSFERLVLDLLAKCPEDRPGDARHLHRQLVEARLGPGAATGAHPPLPEWADGMTAGRKAGIEARPASGEWAVLTGSWTAARPDGEQRTTAGAAIAPTGTAARATPTVVRPRPAEDPRLTAVYGFPHGPGSAEDPRGGVAALDAGHARAFALSRAGRTEEALAGYAAVAEGRTRVLGADHPDTLAARQEAAYETGLLGRHQEAYEGYRAVLTARERTVGRIHPDTLRCRHNLACALGALGRFAEAHAAAAEAAADRAAVLGAEHADTLLTRYEVAYALGRLERWEEALEAFRHIAAVRERVLGRDHPDTLAARYEAGIALGRTGRSAEALELFRDLVRDRTRAYGAADPETLRARHVLGVNLGRLERWEEAVAEAREVGEARARTLGAEHADTLVSRRELAVGLGRLGRWDQALPVYRELSGIRERSLGDGHPDTVAAHADEAHCLERLGQVCYQEP
- a CDS encoding oxygenase MpaB family protein; this translates as MDENAGPDPGLYGPGSVTWQCHGDPVMWIAGVRALYLQALHPRAVRGVMENSSAFSGEHGGGDAWGRLLRTADFVGTVTYGTTDAAERAGARVRKIHTMLSATDPATGARFRVDEPELLLWIHCAQIDSFLHVLRRSGVPLTPAQADRYVAENRVNARLVGLDPSGVPGDTAALSAYFERIRPELTAGPDARAVDAFLCAPPIHPLLVPGRNLVWRPLAALAYGSLPGWAHQLYGRPAPAPRSVTRRLRLTGSLLRSIPAGLRWQLPPGHILKAMRRMGPGSRPAPYTLRTSAAILDRPGRA